In Archocentrus centrarchus isolate MPI-CPG fArcCen1 chromosome 1, fArcCen1, whole genome shotgun sequence, the following proteins share a genomic window:
- the LOC115779672 gene encoding histone H2A-like isoform X2, translating to MSGRGKTGGKARAKAKTRSSRAGLQFPILELAGNAARDNKKTRIIPRHLQLAVRNDEELNKLLGGVTIAQGGVLPNIQAVLLPKKTEKPAKAK from the exons ATGAGTGGACGCGGCAAGACCGGCGGCAAAGCCAGAGCTAAGGCCAAGACCCGCTCGTCTCGTGCTGGACTGCAGTTCCCT ATCCTCGAGCTGGCCGGCAACGCTGCCCGCGACAACAAGAAGACTCGCATCATCCCCCGACACCTGCAGCTGGCTGTGCGCAACGACGAGGAGCTCAACAAGCTGCTCGGCGGAGTCACCATCGCTCAGGGTGGCGTGCTGCCCAACATCCAGGCCGTGCTGCTGCCCAAGAAGACCGAGAAGCCCGCCAAGGCCAAGTAA
- the LOC115779614 gene encoding histone H3, translating into MARTKQTARKSTGGKAPRKQLATKAARKSAPATGGVKKPHRYRPGTVALREIRRYQKSTELLIRKLPFQRLVREIAQDFKTDLRFQSSAVMALQEASEAYLVGLFEDTNLCAIHAKRVTIMPKDIQLARRIRGERA; encoded by the coding sequence ATGGCAAGAACCAAGCAGACCGCCCGTAAGTCTACTGGAGGCAAAGCCCCCAGGAAGCAGCTGGCCACCAAGGCCGCTCGCAAGAGCGCCCCGGCCACCGGAGGCGTCAAGAAGCCTCACCGTTACAGGCCCGGTACCGTGGCTCTGCGCGAGATCCGCCGCTACCAGAAATCCACCGAGCTGCTCATCCGCAAGCTGCCCTTCCAGCGCCTGGTCCGAGAAATCGCTCAGGACTTCAAGACCGACCTGCGCTTCCAGAGCTCCGCCGTCATGGCTCTGCAGGAAGCCAGCGAGGCTTACCTCGTCGGCCTCTTCGAGGACACCAATCTGTGCGCCATCCACGCCAAGAGGGTCACCATTATGCCCAAAGACATCCAGCTGGCCCGACGCATCCGCGGAGAGAGAGCTTAA
- the LOC115779672 gene encoding histone H2A-like isoform X1, with translation MSGRGKTGGKARAKAKTRSSRAGLQFPVGRVHRLLRKGNYAERVGAGAPVYLAAVLEYLTAEILELAGNAARDNKKTRIIPRHLQLAVRNDEELNKLLGGVTIAQGGVLPNIQAVLLPKKTEKPAKAK, from the coding sequence ATGAGTGGACGCGGCAAGACCGGCGGCAAAGCCAGAGCTAAGGCCAAGACCCGCTCGTCTCGTGCTGGACTGCAGTTCCCTGTGGGCCGTGTCCACAGGCTGCTGCGCAAAGGCAACTATGCTGAGCGCGTTGGTGCCGGCGCCCCCGTCTACCTGGCGGCCGTGCTCGAGTACCTGACCGCTGAGATCCTCGAGCTGGCCGGCAACGCTGCCCGCGACAACAAGAAGACTCGCATCATCCCCCGACACCTGCAGCTGGCTGTGCGCAACGACGAGGAGCTCAACAAGCTGCTCGGCGGAGTCACCATCGCTCAGGGTGGCGTGCTGCCCAACATCCAGGCCGTGCTGCTGCCCAAGAAGACCGAGAAGCCCGCCAAGGCCAAGTAA